The Magnetococcus sp. PR-3 genome has a window encoding:
- a CDS encoding ParB/RepB/Spo0J family partition protein, giving the protein MSDKKSLGKGLGALLGDDAVDAAEKHRVRTVPVETIRPNPYQPRRILKEDALKDLTDSIKQQGVLQPILVRKVAGAKKGEPIYELIAGERRWRATQNAGLGDIPVIIKDWDDNRTLEVALLENVQREDLTALETARGYERLLQEFGYSHAQIGERIGKSRMAVSNALRLLQLPQPIVELLEQEKISAGHARALLGLGDNVRVMIIVANQIIDESLSVRDTEALVRNEAQLAEAEENDERSKDATTKKPKGRQKDPAIIGWEERLAQSFDTKVSITHAKGKGKISLNYESMDDLEKMMEMLLSEAS; this is encoded by the coding sequence ATGAGTGATAAGAAGAGTCTTGGTAAAGGTTTGGGCGCATTGTTAGGTGATGATGCTGTTGATGCCGCTGAAAAGCATCGTGTGCGTACCGTACCTGTCGAAACCATCCGTCCTAACCCCTACCAGCCACGAAGAATCCTAAAAGAAGATGCGCTCAAGGATTTAACAGACTCTATTAAGCAACAAGGTGTCTTACAGCCAATCTTGGTTCGTAAAGTTGCGGGAGCCAAAAAAGGTGAACCCATTTATGAACTGATTGCTGGGGAGCGTCGTTGGCGGGCCACACAAAATGCAGGATTAGGGGATATTCCAGTTATTATTAAAGACTGGGATGATAACCGTACCCTAGAGGTGGCGTTGCTAGAGAATGTACAGCGAGAAGATTTAACAGCGTTAGAGACCGCACGGGGTTATGAGCGCCTTTTACAAGAGTTTGGCTATAGCCATGCTCAAATTGGTGAACGTATCGGCAAAAGCCGTATGGCTGTGAGCAATGCGTTGCGGCTTTTGCAACTACCACAGCCAATTGTAGAGCTGTTGGAACAGGAGAAGATAAGTGCAGGCCATGCTCGGGCTCTTTTGGGGTTAGGGGATAATGTTCGGGTTATGATCATTGTGGCTAACCAGATCATTGATGAATCATTATCTGTACGTGATACAGAAGCATTGGTACGCAACGAAGCTCAGCTCGCTGAAGCGGAAGAAAATGATGAGCGTAGCAAAGATGCGACAACCAAGAAGCCTAAGGGTCGGCAAAAAGATCCAGCCATTATTGGCTGGGAGGAACGACTTGCCCAGTCGTTTGATACGAAAGTGAGTATCACCCATGCCAAAGGTAAGGGGAAGATCTCTTTGAACTATGAAAGTATGGATGATCTTGAAAAGATGATGGAAATGCTTTTAAGTGAAGCTTCCTGA